The genomic region cacgaattatcacacatctatacgcatttatttttactacgcacaaaagagttcgagcgaaaaaaaatacaattttactgtattttgtttacattttttttttgcattttggtacttgttttacaattatgatatcaaagcgtaacacattctattaaagaattgtcctgagattcataacagaaaaaaacgtttttttgtgccaatctggtgtacagttcCTTTAAGAGATGCCCAAAAGAATATAAAGAATGTAGGTTGAATGTTAATGGGGGTAGATGGAAAACTTAAACAGCAATAAAGTAGAATACGTTTCACTATGTATATATTATCTTAAAAGGCAATGATGTACATCCACATTTAAATTTCACCATCAAGTTTATACAATGATGATAAGtacaatgattttatattaagcTAATACTTATTTATGAGAAGCtatcaaataaaatgtcaaacttGTTTTTCAGAGTTTTTATTAGGATACGTTGTTGAAACTGCTCAAGTTCCAGGCGGTAATAGAACTACATTATTCGCTGATGACTTGGGGCGGGCATCTacagaaatatatacatatatcgaAGCAAGATTTGTCAGAATTACTAGGCCTGGCGAGAACAAAACACTTGCattatgtgaggttgaagtgtttGCAGGCATGGACATTTTTTATGTGATGAAATCATTGTTATACTGTCTGTAAGCTAACCcgtatgttaaaaatatgacaatattaaaattttgactgaattaatttcaattcagaATGTCGTAACTTACGTTGGGGagatttatgcgaaaacaagtGTGGCCACTGTCTAGATGACTACTGTTACGATTGGAATGGATATTGCAAAAATGGTTGCGAGAGCGGTTACAAAACAACAGATAAGTGCTTGGATGGTATGTAAAGAACAATTATACAAAATGGATTTTTTCGTGAGTCATACTTATTTTCGTGTTTATCGTTTACGCACATACTTtctatgtatgttgttttgttgaatttgtaaatgcatttttagtatCAGAAATATTCTATACACGAGTTGCATGTGTCAATACGTCATATTTCAAACAACAGAGTGTGAAGATGGTCGATTTGGTAATGGGTGTTTCGGTAATTGTGGTCATTGTCTGGACGGGTTGGCATGCAACAAGACGACTGGATTCTGTGATCAAGGGTGTGCTCCGGGGTGGACTGCACTACCAACGTGCAAACACGGTGAgtacaattataaaacaaatagttttaaagGCTGATTATTGAGGatatatacaaatttgaaagagcaaacttttgcgtaaatatctgcaaaccaatgataaaagattgctgacaaataatcagatcgtagattttcatatttatgttcgaaaattaatattttatgcctcaaacggtttaagaaaatgcataacacatcaaattttgaacttaaatagaaaattcGGCGATcaaatcttttgtcatcagtcgtatataactgatttccatggattttcggaaaaaaatggcatctaaaacagaaatatataaatatagcgAAGCAAAATTTGTCAGAATTACTAGGCCGGGCGGAAACAAAACACTTGCattatgtgaggttgaagtgtttGCAGGCATGGACACTTTTTCTGACTTTTTATGTGATGAAATCATTGTTATACTGTCTGTAAGCTAACCCGTATGTTAAACATATGACGATATTAGAATTATGTCtgatttaatttcaattcaaaatgtcGTAACTAACGTTGGGGagatttatgcgaaaacaaatATGGCCACTGTCTAGATGAATACTGTGATGATTGGAATGGATATTGCAAAAATGTTTGTGAGAGCGATTACAAAACGACAGATATGTGCTTGGATGGTATGCAAAtaactattttacaaaatcGCTTCTTTCATTCTTTGAAACACAAAGTCAAACTTATTGTCCTGTTTATCGTTCACGTGCATACTTTCTGCGTATGTTGTTATATTGAATTTGTTAATGCATGGTTAGTATCAGAAATATTCCATGCATGAGTTGCATATGTCAATAcgttatatttcaaacaacagAGTGTGAAGATGGCCGATTTGGGAAGGGGTGTTTCGGTACTTGTGGCCATTGTCTGGACGGGTTGGCATGCAACAAGACGACTGGATTTTGTGATCAAGGTTGTGCACCTGGATGGACTGCGCTGCCAACGTGCAAACACGGCGAGTACAATATGTGAAGACATATTTTAATGGCTGATTATTGTGgacatatataaatttgaacattGGCTCTTTATCAGTTTGCGAAAAACAGACATCGTACAGTTTGAGAGAATGTAAGACATAATCCACATACGTTATGCATTAGAAACGTAATATCCATTACAAGATTTGATGATGACGGATTGATCTATGCCACTTTTGTTCCTTTGCCAATGGTATATTGGTATAAAGGTTGGCGTCCGGTCCTTGGAGATTTTTGCTACTGGTATTTTCCCCGAATATTCTTATATGTTTGCACTATTTGTCTGACCTCTATATTATTTTCCAACTTAACATAAAATTGATCCTAATATCGACTGGAGAATGGACTGTTCTCGGTTATTTCCGACTACTTGGCTGGACAGTGCAGTTCTAGAATAAGGGGCCGATCCCCATGTATAAATTGGATACATGGCTAGGCAATGAAGGGGTTGGTAATAAGGGTGATTCCTTTAAATGTTGTGGACATTGGGCTGACTCCTCTATGATTTGTGAATTTGGCTGATTTTTTAACTGGATAATTGATTGGTCCCAGATGGTTTGTGATACTAGGCTTGTTCCTGTATTTGGCTAAGTTGTTTGTTCCTGTATTTTCTGCCTACTAGGTAAGTATTATAGTTTCGAACTTTTGTTTGACTGTGCGCTGTAGTGTTTGCATAATGACTCGCCTTAATAGTTTCAGGCTTAGGTTTCTTTCGTATTGGTTCAGGTCGCTGGGTGGGTTTAAATAGTTTCATCATATCTTACTGTTCTCTTTTTGGATACTAGATACAGCCCCGTAATGTCGGAATGCTTGACTGAGCCATGTAGTTTCTAGATATaggtttgtccctgtaattCCTGGATACCGGGTTTGGCCTTGTTGTTTCTCGATACTTGCCAGGTCTGTGTAATTATGTAAAACAGGACTGGTCACTATAGTTTAGACTTGGTTCTGTAAATTCTAGCTACTTATATGGTCCCTGTTTTTTTCTGGTTACCGAGCTGTTTCTTGTATTTGATAGCTACATTGAATGTCCCTACAGTTTCAGGATGCtgacttgtttctgtaattcTAGCTTCGCATTTGGTCCCTGTTGATTCTGGTTACGGAGCTGGTTCTTTTATAGCTATATTGCATGTCTCTACAGTTTCAGGATGTTGAGCTCGGCCCTGTAAAATCTTAATACAGGGCTGATCCTGGACATCTGGCTTGGTCCTGTAGTTTATATGTACTGGGCTGATTACTGTAGTAACAGGCTATTGGAGTTTTCTCATAAAGCTTTGGAATCCGTCCGTTGTGTCCGGATACTACACTGAACCATGTAAATTCATGTTATTCGGTTGGTTTCAGTAGTTTTTGTTTGCTTTGCTGgttaatgtcattttatttgcTACAAAGCTGAGCATTATTGGTAATGGATACTGGGATTGTCCCTACAGTACATGCATACTAGGCTGGTCCCTATAGTTCCAGATATTTAGCTTGTTCATAAGTATTTTAATACGGTAATTTGCACTGAATTTTCTTGATATTGAGCTGGTCTATGAATATTATGCTGCTTGATTGACACCTGtcgttttattgtaaaattgtttttaattcagaaTGTCAAGGTGACACGTACGGCCTCATGTGCCATAGCAGCTGCAGCCACAATTGTAAAGCGGGATGTAACAAAGTTGATGGTGCATGCAATGGGTGTGCGGATGGCTTGAAGGGAAAATTTTGCGGTGagtggaaaataaaaaaatgttagtcactatcttaacattttaattagAAACTAACCCGTTACGGTATGATCTTGAATTGACCGAAATGAGGTCtcatgttttattgcaaaatgataATGGCAACATGgcgaaatatataaaatgattctAATGCAAGAATTCATCGTTGAGATTTGGGACTATTTTAAAATGGCTAACTTGATACAAATTCAACACACACATTTTGCAATTGTTCCCTTTTTTATATCCCCttgtgtttaaagctgcactgtcacagatataccatttttacaactttttgtgttggaaagagcaaatttttgcgtaaatatctgcaaaccaatgataaaagattgctgacaaataatcagatcgtagattttcatatttatgttcgaaaattaatattttatgccttaaacgttttaagaaaaatgcataacacatcaaattttgaacttaaatagaaaattcGGCGATcaaatcttttgtcatcagtcgtatataactgatttccatggattttcggaAAAAAAAGGCAtctaaaacagaaatatataaatatagcgAAGCAAAATTTGTCAGAATTACTAGGCCGGGCGGAAACAAAACACTTGCattatgtgaggttgaagtgtttGCAGGCATGGACACTTTTTCTGACTTTTTATGTGATGAAATCATTGTTATACTGTCTGTAAGCTAACCCGTATGTTAAACATATGACGATATTAAAAATTATGTCtgatttaatttcaattcaaaatgtcGTTACTAACGTTGGGGagatttatgcgaaaacaaatATGGCCACTGTCTAGATGAATACTGTTACGATTGGAATGGATATTGCAAAATGTTTGTGAGAGCGATTACAAAACGACAGATATGTGCTTGGATGGTATGCAAAtaactattttacaaaatcGCTTCTTTCATTCTTTGAAACACAAAGTCAAACTTATTGTCCTGTTTATCGTTTACGCGTATACTTTCTGCGTAtgttgttatattaaatttgttaatgCATGGTTAGTATCAGAAATTTTCCATGCATGAGTTGCATATGtcaatatgttatatttcaaacaacagAGTGTGAAGATGGTCGATTTGGGAAGGGGTGTTTCGGTACTTGTGGCCATTGTCTGGACGGGTTGGCATGCAACAAGACGACTGGATTTTGTGATCAAGGTTGTGCACCTGGATGGACTGCGCTGCCAACGTGCAAACACGGCGAGTACAATATGTGAAGACATATTTTAATGGCTGATAATTGAGgacatatataaatttgaacattGGCTCTTTATCAGTTTGCGAAAAACAGACATCGTACAGTTTGAGAGAATGTAAGACATAATCCACATACGTTAtgcattaaaaagtaaaatgcaTTACAAGATTTGATGATGAATGTTTGATCTATGCGCCacctttgattattttatttctttgccCATGGTATAGTGGGTTTACAGGTTGGCGTCCGGTTCTTTTAGTTTTTTGCTAATGGAATTGTCTCCGAATATTCTGATATGTTTGCACTATTTGTCTGACCTCTATATTATTTTCCAACTTAACATAAAGTTGATCCTAATATCGACTGGAGAATGGACTGTCCTCGGTTTTTTCCGACCACATGTACTTGGCTGGACAGTGCAGTTCTAGAATAAGGGGCCGGTCCCCATGTATTAATTTGATACTTGGCTAGGCCATGAAGAGATTGGTAATAAGGCTGATTCCTTTAAATGTTGTGGACAATGGGCTGATCCCTCTATGATTTGTGAATTTGGCTATTTTTTTAACTGGATACTTGACTGGTCCCGGATGGTTTGTGATACTAGGCTTGTTCCTGTATTTGGCTAAGTTGTTTGTTCCTGTCTTTCTGCCTACTAGGTAAGTATTATAGTTTCGAACTTTTGCTTGACTGTGACCTGTAGTGTTTGCATACTGACTCGCCTTAATAGTTTCAGGCTTTGGTTGTTTTGTATTGGTTCAGGTCGGTGGGTGGGTTTACTTAGTTTCATCATATCTTACTGTTCTCTTTTTGGATACTAAACTGAGCCCCGTAATGTCGGAATGCTTGGCTGAGCCATGTAGTTTCTAGATATAGGTTTGTTCCTGTAATACCTGGCTATCGGGCTTGGCCCTGTTGTTTCTTGATACTTGCCAGGTCTGTTTACTGTCTAAAACAGGACTGGTCACTTTAGTTTAGACTTGACTCTGTAATTTCTAGCTACGTATCTGGTCCCTGTTGATTCTGGTTACCGAGCTGTTTCTTGTATTTGATAGCTACATTGCATGTCCCTACAGTTTCAGGATGCTGACTTGTTTCTCTGATTTCTAGTTTCGAATTTGGTCCTTGTTGATTCTGGTTACGGAGCTGGTTCTTTTATAGCTACATTGCATGTCTCTACATTTTCAGGTCGAGCTCGGCCCTTTAAAATCTTAATTCAGGGCTGATCTTGGACATCTGGCTTGGTCCTGTTGATTATATGTACTGGGATAATTACTGTAGTAACAGGCTATTGGGGTTTTCTCTTAAAGGCTTGGATTCCTTCCGTTGTGTCTCCGTTGATACTACACTGAACCatgtaaattattgttattcGGTTGGTTCCAGTAGTTTTTTGTCTGCTTTGCTCGTTCATGTCATTTTATTTGCTACAAAGCTGAGCACTATTGGTAATTGATACTGGGATTGTCCCTACAGTACATGCATACTAGGCTGGTGCGTATATTTCCTGATATTTAGCTTGTCTTGTGAGTATTTTAATACGGTAATTTTGCACTGAAGTTTCTTGGTATTGAGCTGGTCTATGAAGATTTGGCTGCTTGGCTGACatctgttgttttattgttatattatttttttcaattcagaATGTCAAGGTGACACGTACGGCCTCATGTGCCATAGCAGCTGCAGCCACAATTGTAAAGCGGGATGTAACAAAGTTAATGGTGCATGCAATGGGTGTGCGGATGGCTTGAAGGGAAATTTTTGCGGTgagttgaaaataaaaaaaatgttagtcactatcttaacattttaattagAAACTAACCCGTTACGGTATGATCTTGAATTGACCGAAATGAGGTCTCATGTTTTATTGCGAAATGATAATGGCAACATGgcgaaaatatatataatgattctATTGCAAAGAATTCATTGATGCGATTTGAGACTATTTTAAGCTGACTAACTCGATACAAATACAACACACAAATATTGTAATTGTTCCCTTTTTATATTCCTttgtgtttaaagctgcactgtcacagatataccatttttacaacttttttttattttttgtcttggaaagagcaaatttttgcgtaaatatctgcaaaccaatgataaaagattgcagACAAataatcagatcgtagattttgtatttgtgttcgaaaattaatatttaatggtGTAatccgttactaacggtttcagAAAAAATGCCTAacacatcaaattttgaacttaaatagaaGAATCTGCGATCAAATATTTTGTCATCAGTCgaatataactggtttccatggatttcgcaaaattggctcgtcccaagataaaaaaaaaagtgtcaacacgttcaatctgtgagagtgcagcttttttCTGCTTAACGTGTTTTTGAAGGGGCGAAAATGTGTAACGACGTTTGTATTCATTTCGGTTGAAAGAAGGACTCGAATGAGTTAACAAGCAACTACGAAAAAGTGACTTgcaatttatgaaataattaatgtcAGTTATTTTGGCTAATGGTAAACCCAATAAAAGTTTACGAATAAGGATAtgagtaaaaacatttttacgaTTAATTACCTTTAATTTGCAGATGTAAAGGAGGAGCAGGGTTTTAACGCCTTTGAGTTTGCCGGGGTGGCTGGAGGGTCGATGGGAGGTTGTCTTCTTCTTCTCGGACTGGTGTTTGCTAGCGTTCTTGTATATAGAAGATACAAGTCGACACCGAAGAAAAGAGACCTTAATTACGCTATTCCGTGAGTTAATAGTATTATTATATTGCTGGCTGAGTCTTATAGCGGAAAGTGGTAATAATGCAGGAGACATTTGACAAAACATTACATGTACACAATCTACATGTTAGTgaaatgttgcaaaatattttaaaaaaatgcgaGATATGATACGTTTTCGAACATGTATATGCGTTATTCGCAAATATGGCAACACAACTGAACCAGAAACTATGCATTTGCATCGTTAAACAATCaacctttttttaaagttcACATCGAGACACTTTTATTAGACACTGTAGGGCTTTGTGCgtattgaaaattaatttgtCTATGACATGAGCGCTTTGTCATGAAGAAGGAATGGTGTGTTTAAAACCACTATTGACATATAACTAGATTTAACTTGATTTAGTCCACCTTATAGTTTGACCGAAAAGTGGTTTGAATCATAGAACCTTTCTGTTTTGGGGATTGGCCACCACGTTTAATGGATTGGCCACGTAATTTCGATGACCTTTAATATCCGattaaacgaaataaaataaaacgactTTACATAGCATATTTTGATAGCAATAATACTTAAAATAGCCATTATGTGTTGTTTAATGTAAATGGTAAGATTGCACTCCATACCTATTTTTCAGAGACATCAACTTAGTTGATACTGGGAGAGCATACAGAGATCTCTACGAAATACCGgttaaaaaaagtaatgaagATCTTTACTATCAGACTCTCCAGATTTGACACGTGTCGAGAAATGTTTTCTGTGTGatgatgtattgaaaatgttacttaatttcaatgaaactttgacTTGTGTTTGTGCTTAAGTGACAATTATACTTATTTGTGCCTTCATTGGCATTTATACTTAAGTGTGTCGTTCAGTGATACGTATACTAATGTGTGTGCTTAAATGACACGTAAACTTATGTGTGTGGTTCATTGACACGTAACCTTATATGTGTATGCTTTAGTGAAACCTATACTTATTTGTGTGCTTCAGTGACACGTTTACTTAAGAGTGCTTAAGTTACGTAAGTTAAGTATACTTTATTGCTTGAGTGACatattaattctttttttgCTTTAGTAACAGTATACATATGTTTGTCCTTTCGTGACACGTATACTTATGTGCGTGCTTCAGTGACACGTATAATTAGTTGTGTGCTTAAGTTACACGTTTACTTATGTTTGTGATTGAATGACACATTTACCTTTTTGTGTGCTTTAGTGACGCGTATACTTACGTGCGTGCTTCACTGATACGTATACTTAGTTGTGTGCTTGAGTTACACGTATACTTATGTTTGTGCTACAGTGACACGTATACTTATTATTGTGCTTCATTGACACTTTTTTACGTAATTCTTTCATAAGCGTTGTGTATTGCATACATCAACAACAAGGATTAATATTTCTATGTTAGTTTTAACTATACTTGATAGCTTCTTTTTAGTCCATTGCTGCATTACTTGTTTAATTGATGAACTctcttgtattttgtttaatacgTGATGGTAAGAAGCTATTCATATCTTATATACATCTGCATGttgtaataaacaaatattgacttgacgTTATCTTTGTTATTGAGAGTCCAGGACCCATATTCACAGTGCTACTTAGTGGAAAATATCACTTACTAATTAGTTACAATGGCAAGACTTTCAGCAAGGGATATTCTGAATACCTTCTACAAAAATTGAAGTATGCTGATATGAACTAATTAATTACATAACGATTTACTGATGTTTTGCATGTTTCAGCATATATATAGCCAGTTAAAgctttctttatttcaacttcCCAAAACTAATTTGAGAATGTTTTTACTGGGTGATTCATGAATACGACCCAGAAACACTGCACTGTTCGAAATACTGGGCGACGCTTTACGTTTTCCTTACTTGCTAATAACTGCTACAAAAGTGATCCATTGGTGTTACAGTTACAGCCAATGTAAAAActatacatacatttttgaagGGGAACTTCTTCAATAGCACACACTACGTACTAAGTATAAAGACGGCAGTTACGGATTGATTCAAATAATCCAATGGTATAAATAATTAGTACAGCAGTCAAGTCCTCTAGCACATGCAAAGAAAgctttctatttttgaaaatagacaGTTAATGGTAGTATTGGTTATCATCAAAGCAAGTGCGTAGGTGCGTACACAAGTTCTCTAAGATatacaaaagaaatgtttaaaaaaaatgcaattaaaacaaaagtatttggGTTTTTTTATTACAACTCAAGAACTTGGTTTCGCGTGTTATGCTTAATGCTTTATTGCAATAAGAAATACAATGGAAGCGAtgttttttgggaaaaatatatgttgatattcaaatatcaatataGTTGATTTAGAGGattgtttgctttattttatttttaaccattaatgttttaatatacttacAATAACTccattattttgttgtaaatgcatttgctttttttgTCAACCTGtctgttaatgtttgtttaaaaaagaagcTGAACTAGAATTCTTGATCTTATTGATGAGTTCAAAAAATCATTTCTGATTGTTTCTCATAATGCACTTGAGATATTATCATAAAGAGAACATATTCTTTGcgaaaacatttatataattagatGTAGCAAGGCATATGAGTTTTGCCGTAACTCGTATGGCTTCGATCACCTGAAAACAAGCTGGTCTTGTAATAGATGCTTATTTTACGTTTGATATTACAACTGTATTCTTCGTGTGATGCcttttgtattgtatgtattttttatgctttaacTGCTCCAATtttgaagtaaatatttatttcaggcataggtgttgttgtgtgtttttttaaggtTTGACCAAAGCAAAGAAAACCAGTCACGTACACCATTTCCATGACCAAGTCTCAAAAGACAAATCATTATTAATCAACACACCACACTAAAGAAGTCATAATGGTTAACACGTAATcgcaaataataaaaatagttcttttTTATAGTTGTGGGTTCAAGTTTTTGACAGAATGTGACAGATTTTAGACCGGCGGGAGCGTTTCGTTTTCAAGACAGGCGGTGCATTGGAAATGTTTAACTGTAACCGGATAATTGTTGTACTGCAATGACAAAGAAAACCATTGTGGTAGATCTTTATGTGTTGGTGTAATGCTCTATTAATAAACAagataaatgaaacaataacacgTAATCAAAACGCATATCTTAGGCTACAGTTTAAAATGTCCCGAGAACCAATCAACTGATAATATTTTA from Mya arenaria isolate MELC-2E11 chromosome 3, ASM2691426v1 harbors:
- the LOC128228579 gene encoding uncharacterized protein LOC128228579 isoform X2 — its product is MDRELTSLLVLLILNTFINDAVSVSQCDPAANGLFSFGPKCEYLCHCQGKQKCNDVTGACHNGCDEHWFGPACQYYDVAFNVLSRQLDNLPEPRYSFKANEGNPNTCSYTNFESAANERQIPPYWIIFFKKDVYLSKIELQSFPSAIYQGYYDRFKIYIENYPSNKTSTSTRNYIPPAKDRLLCYQHDGLNTPSANMAINCGRSLPGNSARIELRNRSTQLVLCDFRINVGRNVAFDKPASYSFGNGHNSKPGLAVDGIKHLTCVYVFASDPWWEVDLGTILQVNRIVISENNRKFLLGYVVETAQVPGGNRTTLFADDLGRASTEIYTYIEARFVRITRPGENKTLALCEVEVFAECRNLRWGDLCENKCGHCLDDYCYDWNGYCKNGCESGYKTTDKCLDECEDGRFGNGCFGNCGHCLDGLACNKTTGFCDQGCAPGWTALPTCKHECQGDTYGLMCHSSCSHNCKAGCNKVDGACNGCADGLKGKFCECEDGRFGKGCFGTCGHCLDGLACNKTTGFCDQGCAPGWTALPTCKHECQGDTYGLMCHSSCSHNCKAGCNKVNGACNGCADGLKGNFCDVKEEQGFNAFEFAGVAGGSMGGCLLLLGLVFASVLVYRRYKSTPKKRDLNYAIPDINLVDTGRAYRDLYEIPVKKSNEDLYYQTLQI
- the LOC128228579 gene encoding uncharacterized protein LOC128228579 isoform X1, coding for MDRELTSLLVLLILNTFINDAVSVSQCDPAANGLFSFGPKCEYLCHCQGKQKCNDVTGACHNGCDEHWFGPACQYYDVAFNVLSRQLDNLPEPRYSFKANEGNPNTCSYTNFESAANERQIPPYWIIFFKKDVYLSKIELQSFPSAIYQGYYDRFKIYIENYPSNKTSTSTRNYIPPAKDRLLCYQHDGLNTPSANMAINCGRSLPGNSARIELRNRSTQLVLCDFRINVGRNVAFDKPASYSFGNGHNSKPGLAVDGIKHLTCVYVFASDPWWEVDLGTILQVNRIVISENNRKFLLGYVVETAQVPGGNRTTLFADDLGRASTEIYTYIEARFVRITRPGENKTLALCEVEVFAECRNLRWGDLCENKCGHCLDDYCYDWNGYCKNGCESGYKTTDKCLDECEDGRFGNGCFGNCGHCLDGLACNKTTGFCDQGCAPGWTALPTCKHECEDGRFGKGCFGTCGHCLDGLACNKTTGFCDQGCAPGWTALPTCKHECQGDTYGLMCHSSCSHNCKAGCNKVDGACNGCADGLKGKFCECEDGRFGKGCFGTCGHCLDGLACNKTTGFCDQGCAPGWTALPTCKHECQGDTYGLMCHSSCSHNCKAGCNKVNGACNGCADGLKGNFCDVKEEQGFNAFEFAGVAGGSMGGCLLLLGLVFASVLVYRRYKSTPKKRDLNYAIPDINLVDTGRAYRDLYEIPVKKSNEDLYYQTLQI
- the LOC128228579 gene encoding platelet endothelial aggregation receptor 1-like isoform X3, producing MDRELTSLLVLLILNTFINDAVSVSQCDPAANGLFSFGPKCEYLCHCQGKQKCNDVTGACHNGCDEHWFGPACQYYDVAFNVLSRQLDNLPEPRYSFKANEGNPNTCSYTNFESAANERQIPPYWIIFFKKDVYLSKIELQSFPSAIYQGYYDRFKIYIENYPSNKTSTSTRNYIPPAKDRLLCYQHDGLNTPSANMAINCGRSLPGNSARIELRNRSTQLVLCDFRINVGRNVAFDKPASYSFGNGHNSKPGLAVDGIKHLTCVYVFASDPWWEVDLGTILQVNRIVISENNRKCRNLRWGDLCENKCGHCLDDYCYDWNGYCKNGCESGYKTTDKCLDECEDGRFGNGCFGNCGHCLDGLACNKTTGFCDQGCAPGWTALPTCKHECEDGRFGKGCFGTCGHCLDGLACNKTTGFCDQGCAPGWTALPTCKHECQGDTYGLMCHSSCSHNCKAGCNKVDGACNGCADGLKGKFCECEDGRFGKGCFGTCGHCLDGLACNKTTGFCDQGCAPGWTALPTCKHECQGDTYGLMCHSSCSHNCKAGCNKVNGACNGCADGLKGNFCDVKEEQGFNAFEFAGVAGGSMGGCLLLLGLVFASVLVYRRYKSTPKKRDLNYAIPDINLVDTGRAYRDLYEIPVKKSNEDLYYQTLQI